From one Trifolium pratense cultivar HEN17-A07 linkage group LG1, ARS_RC_1.1, whole genome shotgun sequence genomic stretch:
- the LOC123907468 gene encoding uncharacterized protein LOC123907468 isoform X2, translating into MLATTISILTPSSNLNPSHFLPPTTTRLTLPSSSSKSHSKLPLFARLSHSHSINSNGGGPDRAVGPASPEIEVESETTSDSGDSYVALFVRMLGLDHGPPDREQAIVTLWQYSHGGKKRIDNIMQYPGCINLVVNLLRSESSLSCEAAAGLLRSVSSIDIYRDSVADSGAIEEINRLLIQSDLPLEVILQSLNVLWNLSFDEKARVKLAKSDIHLLAIKYLDDEDKIVKEAAAGVLANLALSQVNHDIMVEAGVIPKLAKFLTCDSEGSQVTRKEARNALLELAKDDYYRILVIEEGLVPVPLIGAAAYKSYIPDKLEPMAFPDGTEIEKTCNRPSEYGASDFFVGLNVDNNADIDEAKVNAIIGKTQQQFLVRAGAIERGETEPRAEGSDDQHRLTLLHWIDGVARLVLILELQDMPAIIRAAESIASACINEHMRIAFKEAGAVKHLLRLLSCDDNAVQLAATQALEKLSVSNVICRVIEAEGGLGPLVSILKSSDVSGAIVGKSLNVIAQILDPNKEMQLKFYDGPVTGSETAFGGDNNDGSTGLSSTDQAVSKTKPRNDILDSVFTGRLVELLKCFSPNLQEKAASVLEFVALADPTLTPIISVDIENGLNSAFQQNFLKISDTEYDVEDQFSAAYAIKLEEAGLAISAASRLLTRLLDSKQFCDKLNFSRFIDTLREILKSNIPLHSKDWVAACLVKLSSLSGYDTNSNPINVEVTLYEKIPRLVEQIKTSFSLEAQENAVVELNRIVSEGVVDSTGAIISEGAVYPLVKLIEEGSERGVEASLTILYNLSMDSENHAALVAAGAVPALRRIVLSEKPQWQKALHLLRSLQT; encoded by the exons ATGTTGGCGACCACAATCTCAATCCTAACACCTTCTTCCAACCTCAACCCATCTCATTTCCTGCCTCCAACAACAACCAGACTCACACTCCCATCCTCTTCTTCAAAATCACACTCCAAACTCCCTCTTTTCGCCAGACTCAGTCACAGTCATAGTATCAATAGCAACGGTGGTGGTCCTGATCGTGCCGTCGGTCCCGCCTCACCC GAAATTGAAGTAGAAAGTGAAACAACTTCTGACTCTGGAGATAGCTATGTTGCCTTGTTTGTTCGTATGTTAGGCCTAGATCACGGTCCACCTGATAGAGAACAAGCTATAGTTACTCTTTGGCAATATTCACATGGTGGAAAGAAGCGTATTGacaatataatgcaatatcctGGTTGTATTAATCTTGTTGTGAACCTCCTTAGATCGGAGTCTAGTTTGTCATGCGAGGCAGCTGCAGGCCTTCTGCGTTCGGTATCTTCAATAGACATATATAGAGATTCTGTAGCAGATAGTGGAGCTATAGAAGAGATAAATAGATTGCTGATACAATCTGACTTGCCTCTTGAG GTAATATTGCAGAGTCTGAATGTACTGTGGAATTTATCTTTCGATGAGAAGGCCCGTGTTAAACTTGCAAAGAGTGATATTCATTTGTTAGCTATTAAGTACCTTGATGATGAGGATAAGATAGTGAAAGAAGCTGCAGCGGGTGTTTTGGCGAATTTAGCATTGAGCCAAGTTAACCACGACATCATGGTTGAAGCAGGTGTTATTCCAAAACTG GCAAAGTTCTTAACGTGTGACTCAGAAGGATCTCAAGTCACCAGAAAGGAAGCAAGGAATGCATTACTGGAACTTGCGAAGGACGATTATTACAGAATTCTTGTTATTGAGGAAGGTTTAGTTCCTGTGCCATTAATAGGTGCTGCAGCCTATAAGTCATACATCCCAGATAAACTTGAGCCGATGGCATTTCCAGATGGTACAGAAATTGAAAAGACTTGTAACAGACCTTCTGAATATGGCGCATCAGATTTTTTTGTTGGATTAAATGTTGATAATAATGCCGACATAGATGAAGCAAAAGTCAACGCAATTATCGGTAAGACACAACAGCAATTCCTTGTTCGCGCCGGTGCTATAGAAAGGGGAGAAACAGAACCTCGTGCTGAAGGTTCAGATGATCAACACCGTCTTACACTTTTACATTGGATCGATGGTGTTGCTCGTTTAGTACTGATACTAGAACTACAAGATATGCCAGCAATAATAAGAGCTGCAGAGTCAATTGCTAGTGCATGTATCAACGAACATATGCGTATTGCATTTAAGGAGGCTGGTGCAGTTAAGCATTTACTACGGCTTTTGTCTTGCGATGATAATGCAGTCCAGCTGGCAGCAACTCAAGCTTTGGAAAAGCTGTCTGTTAG CAATGTTATTTGTCGTGTAATTGAAGCTGAGGGTGGTTTAGGTCCTTTAGTTAGTATTTTAAAATCCTCAGATGTATCCGGAGCTATTGTGGGAAAG TCTTTGAACGTAATTGCTCAGATATTAGACCCTAATAAAGAGATGCAATTGAAG TTTTATGATGGACCAGTTACTGGATCTGAAACGGCATTTGGTGGAGACAACAATGATGGTTCAACAGGATTAAGTAGCACTGACCAAGCCGTATCGAAAACAAAGCCAAG GAACGATATACTGGACTCGGTTTTCACTGGACGCCTTGTTGAGCTTTTAAAGTGCTTTTCACCCAATTTACAAGAAAAGGCTGCATCTGTTCTGGAGTTTGTGGCATTGGCGGACCCAACACTGACTCCAATTATATCTGTGGATATTGAAAATGGTCTCAATTCTGCTTTTCAGCAAAATTTCTTGAAAATTTCAG ACACAGAATATGATGTGGAGGATCAGTTTTCAGCGGCATATGCTATTAAACTTGAAGAAGCTGGTCTTGCAATATCTGCAGCATCCCGGTTATTGACAAGACTACTTGACTCTAAGCAGTTTTGCGACAAATTAAATTTCTCCCGTTTCATTGACACCCTCCGCGAAATCCTCAAGTCCAATATTCCCCTACACAGCAAAGATTGGGTAGCTGCTTGTCTAGTTAAACTAAGTTCTCTCTCTGGTTACGACACAAATTCTAATCCAATTAACGTGGAAGTTACACTCTATGAGAAAATTCCAAGACTTGTAGAACAGATTAAAACTTCATTCTCCTTAGAAGCACAGGAAAATGCTGTTGTAGAACTTAATAGAATAGTGTCTGAAGGGGTGGTAGATTCCACCGGAGCTATTATTTCTGAAGGGGCGGTGTATCCTTTGGTGAAACTGATTGAAGAAGGTAGTGAAAGAGGTGTTGAAGCAAGCTTGACAATACTGTATAATCTGAGTATGGACAGTGAGAATCATGCAGCACTTGTAGCTGCTGGAGCAGTTCCAGCCTTAAGAAGAATTGTTCTGTCAGAAAAACCACAGTGGCAAAAGGCACTTCATTTGCTCCGGAGTTTGCAAACATGA
- the LOC123907468 gene encoding uncharacterized protein LOC123907468 isoform X1: MLATTISILTPSSNLNPSHFLPPTTTRLTLPSSSSKSHSKLPLFARLSHSHSINSNGGGPDRAVGPASPEIEVESETTSDSGDSYVALFVRMLGLDHGPPDREQAIVTLWQYSHGGKKRIDNIMQYPGCINLVVNLLRSESSLSCEAAAGLLRSVSSIDIYRDSVADSGAIEEINRLLIQSDLPLEVILQSLNVLWNLSFDEKARVKLAKSDIHLLAIKYLDDEDKIVKEAAAGVLANLALSQVNHDIMVEAGVIPKLAKFLTCDSEGSQVTRKEARNALLELAKDDYYRILVIEEGLVPVPLIGAAAYKSYIPDKLEPMAFPDGTEIEKTCNRPSEYGASDFFVGLNVDNNADIDEAKVNAIIGKTQQQFLVRAGAIERGETEPRAEGSDDQHRLTLLHWIDGVARLVLILELQDMPAIIRAAESIASACINEHMRIAFKEAGAVKHLLRLLSCDDNAVQLAATQALEKLSVSNVICRVIEAEGGLGPLVSILKSSDVSGAIVGKSLNVIAQILDPNKEMQLKFYDGPVTGSETAFGGDNNDGSTGLSSTDQAVSKTKPRNDILDSVFTGRLVELLKCFSPNLQEKAASVLEFVALADPTLTPIISVDIENGLNSAFQQNFLKISADTEYDVEDQFSAAYAIKLEEAGLAISAASRLLTRLLDSKQFCDKLNFSRFIDTLREILKSNIPLHSKDWVAACLVKLSSLSGYDTNSNPINVEVTLYEKIPRLVEQIKTSFSLEAQENAVVELNRIVSEGVVDSTGAIISEGAVYPLVKLIEEGSERGVEASLTILYNLSMDSENHAALVAAGAVPALRRIVLSEKPQWQKALHLLRSLQT; the protein is encoded by the exons ATGTTGGCGACCACAATCTCAATCCTAACACCTTCTTCCAACCTCAACCCATCTCATTTCCTGCCTCCAACAACAACCAGACTCACACTCCCATCCTCTTCTTCAAAATCACACTCCAAACTCCCTCTTTTCGCCAGACTCAGTCACAGTCATAGTATCAATAGCAACGGTGGTGGTCCTGATCGTGCCGTCGGTCCCGCCTCACCC GAAATTGAAGTAGAAAGTGAAACAACTTCTGACTCTGGAGATAGCTATGTTGCCTTGTTTGTTCGTATGTTAGGCCTAGATCACGGTCCACCTGATAGAGAACAAGCTATAGTTACTCTTTGGCAATATTCACATGGTGGAAAGAAGCGTATTGacaatataatgcaatatcctGGTTGTATTAATCTTGTTGTGAACCTCCTTAGATCGGAGTCTAGTTTGTCATGCGAGGCAGCTGCAGGCCTTCTGCGTTCGGTATCTTCAATAGACATATATAGAGATTCTGTAGCAGATAGTGGAGCTATAGAAGAGATAAATAGATTGCTGATACAATCTGACTTGCCTCTTGAG GTAATATTGCAGAGTCTGAATGTACTGTGGAATTTATCTTTCGATGAGAAGGCCCGTGTTAAACTTGCAAAGAGTGATATTCATTTGTTAGCTATTAAGTACCTTGATGATGAGGATAAGATAGTGAAAGAAGCTGCAGCGGGTGTTTTGGCGAATTTAGCATTGAGCCAAGTTAACCACGACATCATGGTTGAAGCAGGTGTTATTCCAAAACTG GCAAAGTTCTTAACGTGTGACTCAGAAGGATCTCAAGTCACCAGAAAGGAAGCAAGGAATGCATTACTGGAACTTGCGAAGGACGATTATTACAGAATTCTTGTTATTGAGGAAGGTTTAGTTCCTGTGCCATTAATAGGTGCTGCAGCCTATAAGTCATACATCCCAGATAAACTTGAGCCGATGGCATTTCCAGATGGTACAGAAATTGAAAAGACTTGTAACAGACCTTCTGAATATGGCGCATCAGATTTTTTTGTTGGATTAAATGTTGATAATAATGCCGACATAGATGAAGCAAAAGTCAACGCAATTATCGGTAAGACACAACAGCAATTCCTTGTTCGCGCCGGTGCTATAGAAAGGGGAGAAACAGAACCTCGTGCTGAAGGTTCAGATGATCAACACCGTCTTACACTTTTACATTGGATCGATGGTGTTGCTCGTTTAGTACTGATACTAGAACTACAAGATATGCCAGCAATAATAAGAGCTGCAGAGTCAATTGCTAGTGCATGTATCAACGAACATATGCGTATTGCATTTAAGGAGGCTGGTGCAGTTAAGCATTTACTACGGCTTTTGTCTTGCGATGATAATGCAGTCCAGCTGGCAGCAACTCAAGCTTTGGAAAAGCTGTCTGTTAG CAATGTTATTTGTCGTGTAATTGAAGCTGAGGGTGGTTTAGGTCCTTTAGTTAGTATTTTAAAATCCTCAGATGTATCCGGAGCTATTGTGGGAAAG TCTTTGAACGTAATTGCTCAGATATTAGACCCTAATAAAGAGATGCAATTGAAG TTTTATGATGGACCAGTTACTGGATCTGAAACGGCATTTGGTGGAGACAACAATGATGGTTCAACAGGATTAAGTAGCACTGACCAAGCCGTATCGAAAACAAAGCCAAG GAACGATATACTGGACTCGGTTTTCACTGGACGCCTTGTTGAGCTTTTAAAGTGCTTTTCACCCAATTTACAAGAAAAGGCTGCATCTGTTCTGGAGTTTGTGGCATTGGCGGACCCAACACTGACTCCAATTATATCTGTGGATATTGAAAATGGTCTCAATTCTGCTTTTCAGCAAAATTTCTTGAAAATTTCAG CAGACACAGAATATGATGTGGAGGATCAGTTTTCAGCGGCATATGCTATTAAACTTGAAGAAGCTGGTCTTGCAATATCTGCAGCATCCCGGTTATTGACAAGACTACTTGACTCTAAGCAGTTTTGCGACAAATTAAATTTCTCCCGTTTCATTGACACCCTCCGCGAAATCCTCAAGTCCAATATTCCCCTACACAGCAAAGATTGGGTAGCTGCTTGTCTAGTTAAACTAAGTTCTCTCTCTGGTTACGACACAAATTCTAATCCAATTAACGTGGAAGTTACACTCTATGAGAAAATTCCAAGACTTGTAGAACAGATTAAAACTTCATTCTCCTTAGAAGCACAGGAAAATGCTGTTGTAGAACTTAATAGAATAGTGTCTGAAGGGGTGGTAGATTCCACCGGAGCTATTATTTCTGAAGGGGCGGTGTATCCTTTGGTGAAACTGATTGAAGAAGGTAGTGAAAGAGGTGTTGAAGCAAGCTTGACAATACTGTATAATCTGAGTATGGACAGTGAGAATCATGCAGCACTTGTAGCTGCTGGAGCAGTTCCAGCCTTAAGAAGAATTGTTCTGTCAGAAAAACCACAGTGGCAAAAGGCACTTCATTTGCTCCGGAGTTTGCAAACATGA
- the LOC123907484 gene encoding probable NAD(P)H dehydrogenase subunit CRR3, chloroplastic — protein MFSLCNHSITKPIFITNATLPQNPDSSSSSPKQTNLPRNQKPSLGPTNSANSLPPSNLRRRPPQPSYMEIERALGAGSFRDGELDLKMKEDSDVKKTTSDLFLGQLFEGKVQKKMRETGEWLGENGETRFRSTKMRKGILVFAFQWMMPIWIISFLIASGTIKLPFSVPFLDDLLM, from the exons ATGTTTAGCTTATGCAACCATTCTATAACAAAACCCATTTTTATTACTAATGCAACACTTCCCCAAAATCcagattcttcttcttcttcacctaAACAAACCAATCTTCCACGAAATCAAAAACCTTCACTAGGCCCCACTAACTCAGCTAATTCTTTACCTCCAAGCAATCTTCGTCGTCGACCGCCACAGCCTTCTTACATGGAGATTGAACGTGCCCTTGGCGCCGGAAGCTTCAGAGACGGCGAGCTTGACCTCAA AATGAAGGAAGATTCAGACGTAAAGAAGACTACATCCGATTTGTTCTTGGGGCAACTATTTGAAGGAAAGGTGCAAAAAAAGATGAGGGAAACAGGAGAGTGGCTAGGTGAGAATGGAGAGACCAGGTTTCGCTCCACTAAAATGA GAAAAGGAATTCTGGTGTTTGCGTTTCAATGGATGATGCCAATTTGGATTATATCATTTCTAATAGCTTCTGGAACCATCAAGCTACCATTTAGTGTCCCTTTTCTTGATGACCTCCTCATGTGA
- the LOC123902945 gene encoding glutamic acid-rich protein-like yields MAGRGGWGRGGGFQRYVPPVPFVLFPEDINLPDAKPAEIDRYTMKLLKWDNQFNSYFKAAAYYLEEKEEVKGRKRMHVETYSDKKKKKNFTRDSLSQVLHFEGFAKELIPGKKMWRSRKKMRWNPEADMTQKKFFEELEKKLKKEEGKHKGEEEGEEESEDEDENEEEDQESEGDFNDGDYNQNDYVDDDEDDYNDVEPGYDEDIM; encoded by the exons ATGGCTGGAAGAGGGGGATGGGGAAGAGGAGGGGGCTTTCAAAGATATGTACCACCAGTGCCATTTGTACTTTTTCCTGAG GATATTAATTTGCCTGATGCTAAACCCGCCGAAATTGATCGTTATACGATGAAGTTGCTTAAATGGGACAATCAATTTAATTCTTATTTTAAAGCGGCTGCTTATTATTTGGAGGAGAAGGAAGAAGTAAAGG GGCGCAAAAGGATGCACGTGGAAACATATTCtgacaagaagaagaagaaaaattttaCTCGTGATTCTCTGTCACAGGTTTTACATTTCGAAGGATTTGCTAAGGAGTTGATTCCAG GCAAGAAGATGTGGCGGAGTCGGAAAAAAATGCGATGGAACCCAGAAGCTG ATATGACACAAAAGAAATTCTTTGAAGAACTGGAGAAAAAGCTCAAG AAGGAAGAGGGTAAACATAAAGGcgaagaagaaggagaagaagaaagtGAAGACGAAGATGAAAATGAAGAGGAGGATCAGGAGTCCGAGGGAGATTTTAATGATGGTGACTATAATCAG AATGattatgttgatgatgatgaagacgaTTATAATGATGTTGAACCTGGTTATG ATGAAGATATCATGTAA
- the LOC123885319 gene encoding pentatricopeptide repeat-containing protein At1g22960, mitochondrial-like: MTLSSRTFFSKTITLLKPRFLFYPFSTHRHRRHHHHNNDKNDDVYHHFHSAESLLRDLNSDKHRPRFFRWVEKQRGFHLGYRFMRSAYRVMEKAVDDKIDGVVLDVLVTGAADGGGGNLEVSVKLLDLLLWVFTKKSVLDKCLLIFFKMIHNGLLPDVENCNRILRLFRDRRRMNEIKDFYSVMVACGVRPTVVTYNTMLDSLCKQGEVERAMELFKMMPKLGCDPNDVSYNTLVNGWSKKGDFERVNKLIEEMLKLGIRVSAAYTYNPWVDGYCKKGMVGKAKDLVGIFDKGALPTVSTYNAIMYGLCRKGEVSDARDFLDVMVSKNLKPDLVSYNTLIDGYIRLGKLGEALLLFADLKYKKLVPNVVTYNTLIDGHCRLGKLDIAMRMKDEMIILGPHPDVFTFTILVKGFCMMGNRPMAKELYDEMQHRGLQPDCVAYRTMIMGELELGDPSEAIGMKEEMHAKGFPPDLITYNVLINGLYKLGKFDRADELLPEMLDNGVVPDHVTYTSIIHGLLMAGLLEKARDVFYDMKEVGIHPSVVTYTVLIHSHAVGGRLNHAMVYLSEMQNEGVLPNVITCNALINGLCKERKMFDAYNFLAEMKKKGISANKYTYTILINENCKLGRWREALRLYREMLDREIEPDSCTHKALLLKHLRKEYKSDAVKLLENVISGSE; encoded by the coding sequence ATGACCCTCTCTTCTAGAACCTTCTTCTCAAAAACCATAACCCTTCTCAAACCACGTTTCCTATTCTACCCTTTCTCCACTCATCGTCAtcgtcgtcatcatcatcacaacaaCGATAAAAACGACGACGTTTATCACCATTTCCATTCTGCCGAGTCACTCCTCCGAGATCTCAACTCAGATAAACACCGACCACGGTTCTTCCGTTGGGTGGAAAAACAACGTGGATTCCACTTAGGATACCGTTTTATGAGGAGTGCGTATAGGGTTATGGAGAAGGCGGTTGATGATAAAATTGATGGTGTTGTTTTGGATGTTTTAGTTACCGGTGCTGCCGACGGCGGCGGTGGTAATCTAGAGGTATCTGTTAAGCTTCTTGATTTATTGCTTTGGGTTTTCACGAAAAAATCGGTTTTGGATAaatgtttgttgatttttttcaaaatgattCATAATGGATTGTTGCCTGATGTTGAGAATTGTAATAGGATTCTTAGATTGTTTAGGGATAGGAGGAGGATGAATGAGATTAAGGACTTTTATAGTGTTATGGTTGCGTGTGGGGTTAGGCCTACGGTTGTTACTTATAATACTATGTTGGATTCGCTTTGTAAACAAGGCGAAGTTGAACGAGCCATGGAGCTTTTTAAAATGATGCCAAAGCTTGGGTGTGATCCGAATGATGTGAGTTACAATACTTTGGTGAATGGTTGGTCGAAGAAAGGGGATTTTGAGCGGGTGAACAAATTGATCGAGGAGATGTTGAAATTGGGAATTAGGGTTTCGGCAGCTTATACGTATAACCCTTGGGTTGATGGGTATTGTAAGAAAGGGATGGTTGGGAAAGCTAAGGATCTGGTGGGGATCTTTGATAAAGGAGCTTTGCCTACAGTTTCGACTTACAATGCTATTATGTATGGTCTTTGCAGGAAGGGGGAAGTGAGTGATGCGAGGGATTTTTTGGATGTTATGGTGAGTAAGAATTTGAAGCCTGACTTAGTTTCATATAACACTCTAATTGACGGTTACATCAGGTTGGGAAAATTAGGGGAGGCTCTTCTCTTGTTTGCTGacttaaaatacaaaaaacttGTTCCAAATGTTGTGACCTATAACACGCTTATAGACGGTCATTGCAGATTGGGGAAGTTGGATATTGCCATGCGGATGAAAGATGAAATGATCATACTCGGTCCACATCCTGATGTGTTTACTTTTACAATTCTTGTTAAGGGATTTTGCATGATGGGGAACCGGCCAATGGCTAAGGAACTGTATGATGAAATGCAGCATAGAGGATTGCAGCCTGATTGTGTTGCATACAGGACTATGATAATGGGTGAACTCGAGCTTGGTGACCCATCTGAGGCTATTGGCATGAAAGAAGAAATGCATGCCAAAGGCTTTCCGCCAGATTTAATCACGTATAATGTCTTGATCAATGGGCTCTATAAATTGGGCAAGTTTGATAGAGCAGATGAACTTTTGCCGGAAATGCTCGACAATGGAGTTGTTCCGGATCATGTGACATATACTAGCATCATCCATGGTCTCTTGATGGCTGGGCTTCTTGAGAAGGCTAGAGATGTGTTTTATGATATGAAGGAGGTAGGGATACATCCTTCGGTTGTGACTTACACAGTTTTGATTCATTCGCATGCTGTTGGGGGAAGGCTAAATCATGCTATGGTGTACTTAAGTGAGATGCAAAACGAGGGTGTTCTTCCAAATGTGATCACCTGCAATGCATTAATCAATGGACTTTGCAAAGAGAGAAAGATGTTTGATGCGTACAATTTTCTTGCGGAGAtgaaaaaaaagggtatttctGCAAATAAGTATACATACACTATTTTGATAAATGAGAACTGCAAGTTAGGGCGTTGGCGGGAAGCGTTGAGGTTGTATAGGGAAATGCTAGATAGAGAAATAGAGCCTGATTCTTGCACACATAAAGCACTACTATTGAAGCATCTAAGGAAAGAATATAAATCGGATGCAGTTAAGCTTCTAGAGAATGTAATTAGCGGGAGTGAATAA